A single genomic interval of Streptomyces graminofaciens harbors:
- a CDS encoding glutamine synthetase family protein, with the protein MDKQQEFVLRTLEERDIRFVRLWFTDVLGFLKSVAVAPAELEQAFDEGIGFDGSAIEGFARVYESDMIAKPDPSTFQVLPWRAEAPGTARMFCDILMPDGSPSFADPRYVLKRALAKASDLGFTFYTHPEIEFFLLKDKPTDGSRPTPADNSGYFDHTPQNVGMDFRRQAITMLESMGISVEFSHHEGAPGQQEIDLRYADALSTADNIMTFRLVMKQVALEQGVQATFMPKPFSEHPGSGMHTHLSLFEGDRNAFYESGAEYQLSKVGRSFIAGLLKHAAEIAAVTNQWVNSYKRIWGGSERTAGAGGEAPSYICWGHNNRSALVRVPMYKPGKTGSARVEVRSLDSGANPYLAYAMLLAAGLKGIEEGYELPPGAEDDVWALSDAERRAMGIEPLPQNLGEALTLMERSDLVAETLGEHVFDFFLRNKKQEWEEYRSEVTAFELRKNLPVL; encoded by the coding sequence ATGGACAAGCAGCAGGAGTTCGTGCTCCGTACGTTGGAGGAGCGCGACATCCGTTTCGTACGCCTGTGGTTCACGGACGTGCTGGGCTTCCTGAAGTCCGTCGCCGTGGCCCCCGCCGAGCTGGAGCAGGCCTTCGACGAGGGCATCGGCTTCGACGGCTCGGCGATCGAGGGCTTCGCCCGGGTCTACGAGTCCGACATGATCGCCAAGCCGGACCCCTCGACCTTCCAGGTCCTGCCGTGGCGCGCCGAGGCCCCCGGCACGGCCCGGATGTTCTGCGACATCCTCATGCCGGACGGCTCCCCGTCCTTCGCCGACCCGCGCTACGTCCTCAAGCGCGCCCTGGCCAAGGCCTCCGACCTGGGCTTCACCTTCTACACCCACCCCGAGATCGAGTTCTTCCTGCTGAAGGACAAGCCGACGGACGGCTCCCGCCCGACCCCGGCCGACAACTCGGGTTACTTCGACCACACCCCGCAGAACGTCGGCATGGACTTCCGCCGCCAGGCGATCACCATGCTGGAGTCGATGGGCATCTCGGTCGAGTTCTCCCACCACGAGGGCGCCCCGGGCCAGCAGGAAATCGACCTGCGGTACGCCGACGCGCTCTCCACGGCGGACAACATCATGACGTTCCGCCTGGTCATGAAGCAGGTGGCGCTGGAGCAGGGCGTCCAGGCGACGTTCATGCCGAAGCCGTTCTCGGAGCACCCGGGCTCGGGCATGCACACGCACCTCTCCCTCTTCGAGGGCGACCGGAACGCGTTCTACGAGTCCGGCGCCGAGTACCAGCTCTCCAAGGTCGGCCGCTCCTTCATCGCGGGCCTGCTGAAGCACGCGGCCGAGATCGCCGCCGTGACGAACCAGTGGGTGAACTCCTACAAGCGCATCTGGGGCGGCTCCGAGCGCACGGCCGGCGCCGGCGGCGAGGCCCCCTCGTACATCTGCTGGGGCCACAACAACCGCTCGGCCCTGGTCCGCGTCCCGATGTACAAGCCCGGCAAGACGGGCTCGGCACGGGTGGAGGTCCGCTCCCTGGACTCCGGCGCCAACCCGTACCTCGCCTACGCCATGCTCCTCGCCGCCGGCCTCAAGGGCATCGAGGAGGGCTACGAACTGCCCCCCGGCGCCGAGGACGACGTCTGGGCCCTCTCCGACGCCGAGCGCCGCGCGATGGGCATCGAGCCCCTGCCCCAGAACCTGGGCGAGGCCCTCACCCTGATGGAACGCAGCGACCTGGTCGCCGAGACCCTCGGCGAGCATGTCTTCGACTTCTTCCTGCGCAACAAGAAGCAGGAGTGGGAGGAGTACCGCTCGGAGGTCACGGCGTTCGAGCTGCGGAAGAACCTGCCGGTGCTGTAG